From a single Desulfatirhabdium butyrativorans DSM 18734 genomic region:
- the efpL gene encoding elongation factor P-like protein EfpL, which translates to MIKASNLKKGNVVTIGNQIYVVKHIDVKTPSARGALTLYKVRFAQVQTGQKYEQSFKGSDALTDIELTRKPVQFIFREGSMYVFMDTEEYAQHSLPAEALENQAEWLDESLEGIVGLFMDGKLIAVELPQIIVMEIAETSPSIRGATVTGRTKTATLTNGVEIQVPEYMSSGEKVKVEVENARFISRAG; encoded by the coding sequence ATGATCAAAGCATCCAATTTGAAAAAAGGAAACGTTGTCACAATCGGAAACCAGATTTATGTGGTCAAACACATCGATGTCAAGACCCCCTCTGCAAGAGGTGCACTGACACTTTACAAGGTTCGGTTCGCCCAGGTCCAGACCGGACAGAAATATGAACAATCCTTCAAGGGGAGCGATGCCCTTACCGATATCGAGCTCACCCGAAAGCCAGTGCAGTTCATTTTTCGGGAAGGGTCGATGTACGTGTTCATGGATACGGAAGAGTATGCGCAACATAGCCTTCCTGCCGAAGCCCTTGAAAATCAGGCGGAATGGCTGGACGAATCGCTCGAGGGTATTGTGGGACTCTTCATGGATGGGAAATTGATTGCAGTGGAGCTTCCACAGATCATCGTCATGGAAATTGCGGAAACGAGCCCGTCCATTCGGGGAGCAACAGTCACCGGTCGAACCAAAACGGCAACACTGACAAACGGTGTTGAAATTCAGGTACCGGAATACATGTCATCGGGAGAGAAGGTGAAAGTCGAAGTTGAAAACGCCAGATTCATTTCCAGGGCTGGATAA
- a CDS encoding thymidylate synthase, whose translation MNPVFIRARDIPDAWFQCVYEIIDHGHRYVIDRGSYEGQQRLEFDYVTIQITSPGARPLIPDIPPALGIPNPVADGYIESYLPYLMTSVKQPNEDYTYGQYLEAQIDEVIRMYRKDGHGTNQAYMTVGDPTTIYLNDPPCLRGIDTRIRYGKLHFMVYFRSWDLWNGFPANLGAIQLLKEYMASEIGVADGEIIAASKGLHLYDYIWELAKLRTMKQ comes from the coding sequence ATGAATCCGGTTTTCATTCGGGCGCGGGATATTCCGGATGCCTGGTTTCAGTGTGTCTATGAAATCATTGATCACGGGCATCGATATGTCATCGATCGAGGCAGTTATGAAGGTCAACAGCGGCTTGAATTCGACTATGTCACCATACAGATCACCAGCCCGGGTGCCAGGCCGCTCATTCCAGACATTCCCCCTGCTCTGGGCATTCCCAATCCGGTTGCAGACGGATATATCGAGTCCTACCTGCCCTATCTCATGACGTCGGTGAAACAGCCCAACGAAGACTATACATACGGCCAGTATCTGGAAGCCCAGATCGATGAAGTCATCCGGATGTATCGAAAGGACGGTCATGGAACCAATCAGGCCTACATGACCGTCGGAGATCCGACCACCATTTATTTGAACGATCCGCCTTGCCTGCGCGGCATCGATACCCGCATTCGGTACGGAAAACTGCATTTTATGGTGTATTTCCGATCCTGGGATTTATGGAACGGGTTCCCGGCAAATCTTGGCGCCATTCAACTGCTCAAAGAATATATGGCATCCGAGATCGGCGTGGCGGACGGCGAGATCATCGCAGCAAGCAAGGGTCTACATCTCTATGATTATATTTGGGAATTGGCCAAACTGCGCACAATGAAACAATGA